Part of the Thermodesulfobacteriota bacterium genome is shown below.
AGATGTTATACATCATTCAATGAAGAAATGGCCCACTATGACCGAATTCGGATATATAGGGTAGAATTCCGCGTGCGAGCGTTATTAAACCGAATATCACAACCAGGTATCCGGGGACGCGGCTGAGCCTTGCTTTAAATTTTGGTGTAATGAACTCGCCCACACCACCTAAAAAGAACATTGTAGGAATAGTTCCCAAACCAAAAGAGAGCATGACAAGGGCTCCTTTTATTGGGGAGCCTGATGCGGTGGCTGCGAGAAGAAAGCCGTAAACGAGAGGGCAGGGAAGAAACCCGTTAAAGATTCCAAGATAAAATGAGCCTGAAATTTCTCCATGGTTCAAAAAGGTTGCCATAATTTTTTTCAGTAAATTATAAAAGGGTGCGAATCCCGGGATATTTTTCTCTCCTATTAAGCCTGTTATCTGAAGTCCTAGATAGATCATAAAAATTCCTGCCAGAGAAGAAAGGATCACTTGGCCACTTACAAAAGCTCCTAGCTTTTCAATCCTAAGGCCCAGATAGCCTGCTAGCACACCCAAAAAGGTGTATGTAAAGATCCTGCCAATATTGTAGAGTAAGTGGCTAGACACCTTTCCAATGCGGCATTTCTTGGGTACAGAGGATATAGCTATCGGGAAACCTCCGCACATGCCCAGGCAGTGCATCGAACCCAATACGCCGGCTGTAAAAATCAAAAAATATTCAATCATAATATTCAAAATATTCAAACGAAATGAGAATTAGGACTGTCATTGCGAGAGATAAAGTCTCGAAGCAATCTCAAAAGGATGTGATCGCATTGCTAGAGCCTGTACTGAGACTATCGAAGTACTCACGATGACCCTCCTCTTTTTATTCATTAACGGTTATTACAATTCATAATTCATAAAATTTCATAACACTACTCCTTTCTAGGTAAGTCTTTCAACTCATCCGAGGTCCAGGCAGAGGTGCGATTTAAATTTTCACTTCTTACCTGTTCTACCATAACAGGTATTATTTCTACTGCTTCATTACCCCAACTGCTTCTGGCGTAAGTTAAAACTGCTGCGACCTCCTGATTTGAAAGTCTAGACCCCCATTCAGGCATAACGTTATTAAAAGTAGTTCCTTTAACATCAATAGCACCACTGAGGCCGTGTAGAACTATTCGTATCGGAGTCTCAGGGTCTTTCAGCAGCCAGTCCGAACCCGCAAGCGGTGGAAATGCGCCCGGGACGCCCTGACCATTTTGCTGATGACATGCAGCACATACATTTGTAAACACCTCTTTCCCATCAACTTCGGGTTCCTGTTCTGGTTGTCTTGGAGCAATTGCGGAGATTTCTCTATCCTCTGCTTCTCTTTCTAAAACATGTACATAAGGACCGAAGATTCCGCCATATCGTCCCAGGTAAAAACCGGCCCAAAAGATCAGAAGTACTGAGACAGCCCAGAGCCACCATGGTGGTCGTTCAAGACCCTCTTCGGGTTCAGGCTGCTCACGGAACGCTTGTCTGTGAATGCCGAAAAGGTCATATTCTTCTTTTTCAGGACGGAAACGCCATTCAGAGCCTTCCTTTTTTTTATCATTCATGATTATTCTTTTTCTGTAATGCTATAAGTATGATTAAGGCTTAAAAGATAAGCCACCAGATCCAGTGCATCATCAGTCGCAATAATAACCTTTCCATTTGGTCTATACTCTACGGGAACAGGGACAATCCTTTTTCCCTGTGCTTTAAAAACCTGTTCTGAATATTCCTCTTCTTCCTCAAAAAGCCATGGATAAGGGGGCATTATAGAACCTGGAGATGTAGCTCTTGGGTTATACAGATGAATCAGGTGCCAGTCTTCACTGGGTTGACGCGCTCCTATGTTAAAAAGGTCAGGTCCGGTGCGCATTGTGCCAAGAAGTTGCGGTTTGTCATATACATAGTCTCCCGGGACAGATGGCCTCCCCCAGTTACGTTTCTGGTCCGCTCCAAAGCCTAATGGGCGTGTTTGCTGACTATGACAATATAGGCATCCATTTCTCATATAAATCTCTCTCCCGCGAAGCTGTTCTTCAGTATACGGTTTTAATTCCGGAGGCGGTTTTATTTCGCTTATTTGAATTCCTGGAATAAACGTAAGCGCTGCCCAGCCAAGAAAGAGTGTGGCCAGAACCCCTAAGAAGAAGATAGAAGCCCTTATGTACATCATTTGGTAGCTGCCTCCAATTCATCACGCCACGGAGGTGTCAGTCTGACCGCGCCTTTTCTGAGAATCATGAGGGAGAAAAGGAATATGAATAACAATTGTCCAACAAGTATGAGTGCGCCGCCGATTGATCTGGCCGCCAGATATGGTTTGGTAACCTCGACTGATTCAATAAAAGGTCTAGATGCGTCATTCATATATAAGCCCTGAAAAACCCCACCCACATTCATAGATAAGACATATAATATTATCCCTATGGCTACCAGCCAGAAATGAAATTTGATAAGAACCGGATAGGGCCACTCCCACTTTACGAGCCTTGGCATTATGTAATAGATAGCTCCAAAGAGAAT
Proteins encoded:
- a CDS encoding sulfite exporter TauE/SafE family protein yields the protein MIEYFLIFTAGVLGSMHCLGMCGGFPIAISSVPKKCRIGKVSSHLLYNIGRIFTYTFLGVLAGYLGLRIEKLGAFVSGQVILSSLAGIFMIYLGLQITGLIGEKNIPGFAPFYNLLKKIMATFLNHGEISGSFYLGIFNGFLPCPLVYGFLLAATASGSPIKGALVMLSFGLGTIPTMFFLGGVGEFITPKFKARLSRVPGYLVVIFGLITLARGILPYISEFGHSGPFLH
- a CDS encoding cytochrome c; the encoded protein is MNDKKKEGSEWRFRPEKEEYDLFGIHRQAFREQPEPEEGLERPPWWLWAVSVLLIFWAGFYLGRYGGIFGPYVHVLEREAEDREISAIAPRQPEQEPEVDGKEVFTNVCAACHQQNGQGVPGAFPPLAGSDWLLKDPETPIRIVLHGLSGAIDVKGTTFNNVMPEWGSRLSNQEVAAVLTYARSSWGNEAVEIIPVMVEQVRSENLNRTSAWTSDELKDLPRKE
- a CDS encoding cbb3-type cytochrome c oxidase subunit II, with amino-acid sequence MYIRASIFFLGVLATLFLGWAALTFIPGIQISEIKPPPELKPYTEEQLRGREIYMRNGCLYCHSQQTRPLGFGADQKRNWGRPSVPGDYVYDKPQLLGTMRTGPDLFNIGARQPSEDWHLIHLYNPRATSPGSIMPPYPWLFEEEEEYSEQVFKAQGKRIVPVPVEYRPNGKVIIATDDALDLVAYLLSLNHTYSITEKE